The Diabrotica virgifera virgifera chromosome 4, PGI_DIABVI_V3a genome segment TATGTTTCCACAACAGGAAAAGTCGTCTCAAATAAGACCTGTGATATGACAGATTGTGAATGCCCCTTCGCTGTTTACAAAAAATACTTCAAGCTAGAAGAAAGCAAATTTTTGAAGGATTCTACAGTATGAATTGGGACATGAAGCAATCATTCCTCCTTGGTGAGATACAAGTTTCACACGTTGcaagaaaatacacaaaaaatgAAAATAGTCGTAGAGAAAAAACCTGACAGTACATTCTTCAAGATGACAGCGGCGAAGATAAAATAGTtcataaaaagttttttaaaggaACTCTAGCAGTCTGCGATGGCACTTTGACCAATGCATTGAAGAGAACGCAAGAAACCGGGACTCATGTGCTTGATCGACGAGGAAAACATGTACCACACAATAAGACCAGTTTAGAGGATGAGCAAAGAGTATGTAGTTTTATTGAGATATTTCCATTGTATGAAAGTCATTATTGTCTTAGGGATAGTAATAGAAAGTATCTAAATCCCGATCTAAATATGAAACTCATGTATGACTTGTACAAAAGTCAGTGTACTGAAAAAGGGCATCGAGCAGTATCACTGTAtatacactgaaaaaaatattgtacatagtaccaatgaacgccaatcattgactttttttacattaattcaatgaaaatttcgttaatactataaacacgtagtcattaagtaatgatCATAtccattattacaatgtaattctattcattaaaaaataatgaatagaatcattaattCAATGAATCtttttatctatccaatgacttttttcatgatactaataatttgttcattgtatatatgaaattatacatcaggattatgcggttaaattaatgaatataaaacgttgcactaatgtacagtgttcttttaattacgaactcgtttattaaatcaatgttttcgtaacattaaatcaatgttttcgactttgattaataactcgatacattgttttcatgcaacgcaatcattgtattaatgtaatatacctgaatcaatgatcaattcATTGTAGCAATGTTTttgtacataaaccgatacatttcttaaaactctataagtgtttttattggtgtaaaaaatcacgtgacaacagttgcagcctcctagcagacagtcaccctgcagactctgaggagcggtgtttggcactagtgatttggttgatttttctaaggtatgtatttacatatatttttaactatttataaattattttgttggatttctataaagaaaagttgtacttctatttccacttttgcagattgatatggactttggagtggcgtttggaaatggaaatggacttattgatggattggacagcaatttcgaaagaattatctcctttcttcggtgtgaaagtcatatcaaggataaaacaaatacatttttatttgaaaaaattacccatgaagacattacggaatgtaagtacctatttgATTATTCAATCATGCAtatctagtattaattaatttttattctcTCTAAATTTGTAcaaaagctaattcgacacataggtaaaagaacataggaaccatttgaaaatatttctaaatggtataatcttataaaagattagtaaattaaatctttaggttattaaaccgtaaataattgaaaaatattaactcttgcagtcggtagtatctatcaaagtaaaaataaacatatcaacatctagcaatttttttcaggataaattaaaatatttctataaataacagtgatacccaaaaatacaactatgttcaatatttagatttatttttttgtaataattattaatataaattttagatggctaacatgcagttattctttgggttctacatcgatatcttgtacgaactaataaaatatcCCATCAGAGATTTAcagtaatcattcttacatcgggaagacccagcaagaagtcgaagatcatattagatttttaaaatcaaagaaaaatgccattcaaccatttgttttttgtatgggtggtgataattaatcccagagagatgtATTTGTggagatgttattgtagatgtatttattttcacgatatcaggtatacattttttatatattttataagaagaatcaatttctgttatatttagttattcagtttttttcCAAATaccattataaaaagttgtttgtgttaattaaaaatatatgtttttttttctttaaacttatagatacttaatattagtttgagaatcggcaaaaaatcgttgcttcaacctatatttgtaatatttatgtagatattaagtcgtcattttgtttacttattaattatttgtatgttatatacaaatatacatgaagatgacattcactgaaccaaaaaagtacgtaaatataatgaaaaaaacattgattcaacaacggggagcattaattttcgtccaatgatcaatatcgttggtccaatgtaagtagatacattaactaatgctcaaaaacattattttttatgaattagtacgttcgtTCAATGTACTTTttagttaagaattaatgtaccgatacattgattcaatgtaccgatgaTGTACGTATGATCCTCAAATTTTTCATCCAAATGATTGGATGAATGTAATTAAAAAGGCTAAAAAGAAAACACCAAAATTTGTTGTGCATCAGATGACAGCAGATCACTTTTTTACTACAAGAATTTTGGAAGAGTCCATAACTTACAGAAAAATATCTGTagaaaaagaaaaagtagaaTGGCTCAAAATCAGATAGATACAACTACGCAAAAAGGAGCCCAAGACGATGTAGGTACTATAAATACAATTGTGTCGAAAATGATGATCTCTTTAGTAAACTTGATTTAATAAAAAGAGTTGGTCGTGGTAGACCTGTAATTACTGATTTGCCTCTTGAGCTACCATTGTTGTATCCCCATGGACGACCTattacaaagaaaaaaaaagaaagatttAATAGATCTTCTTAAATATATACCTCCAGAACATCACAATCTTTATAGATCGCTTCAATCAGAAATCATTGAAGAACCAACTGGAGATTCAATTGACTCTGACGTTGAaaatgattaataaaataatttatcgacCTACTTTATCGTTGCCTAGCCAACAACTGTATTACTTATTTTAAAGTTAGTGTTAGCGCCAAAGTTTCCTACAGGTTCTTAGCAAAAGTATGATTCACACGTTcatatttaatttttctttgtaTAACTTTTAGTTAAAGTAATATCTTGttcatttacaaaataaattaaaatgtttCTACATCGAGTGCTTTTTTTATGATCGCCAATTTACTTTACATCAACTTtctgacttataatgaaaatgtGGCTTAGGCAAGTATGTAACTGAGCCACTCAAATAGTTGTTAGCATCGGTTTTCGTGACCCTGACGGTACCGTCCGTTTTTCGTTGCTTTCATGAAAGAATCTAGCAATGTCCCTCGACCCTTTCTGGGGACAAAAGACCGTGCATTCCCAAAGTTTTTGTACAGTGTgtaccagaggcgtgcggtccatggaagcgggggaagcaccgccTCCCTATTATATacgaaaatataacaaaatacattattaactaatatttaattatcaaaaattttccccAATCCCAGTAATCGACATAttattacctaggcaataggcattgaaaaatattaaaaattaatcgcataGGAAGAAACTCAATATGCACTCTGCATACAATTCAACTACTCGGTCCACCCCTGAAAGAAGCGCATCTCACAATCTcaaaaaattggtcagggttcaatgacggCACCCACTAGCCGCGCGAATTTTTGTACCCTGCAGAAGCGATCGTTCGATCGCCTTCCAAGAGTGGGATGCTCTGACTGTTACTGCttctaaggggtgcttaggtacatacattcgcttaaagaatatttcgatttaaattttttgcagagatttttccttttactgatcttttatttgacattttacagatgaagtcaattgacattgcattttgtataagacaaattgatgactttattaatacgataatgaaaaaacgagagcagtttaaaaatatttgggataaaactgaaaatatggggtttgaacatgaaagaaaaagaatgaagattgataatgtcgacaacagagagaccttttgataacattctacaaaaaatgaattttcgctttcaaaattttaacgaattaaaatttgtagaattatataatatattctatttaatatttctaattataattcatcaaaatttcccacagaggaatttatttcactacgattcaataatgaaaatattttgatagGCCAGTGTTGTTTATGAAACAACTCAAATCAGTGATAAAGATATACTCAGAAATCTGGGTATttcttataactactggtttTAAAAAGGCCCTGTGTGAAGTgtccaagttgtgtgaattactacaaactatcccagtcacaagtgcatcagttgaacgaagtttttcagtattaaaatgcattaaaagttttacaagaaattcaacaagcgaagacagactttacaagtccattgaaaaagaccgaattcaacaattatcagaagttgataggagaatagagctcaagtataaataagtgtcatattgttgaaagttgtgtgttgtggaaaatgcctcggaattaaaaaaaaccatttaaatagatctcttctttaggaaacgaagcccggagcgaggacttaaggcccgagcaagcaatacagatcaatgataggtcactatagtcactagaaatagcggcaatagagtgcctcacgcattgatcggggtaggatttagtgtgtcactccttgtacccaggacgtctcacataagcactttgctgatagagagcccctatagcgcatcagagtgttatcaggtgggaagtggctcgaccctcaactcttaagaaaatatttttatatccttattgaatcgcttcccctttagaaaaagtcaccgcacgccactgatgTGTACTTTCAAATGTCTTTTGGTAATAAATTGCTTTTAACAAATGTCAAACTTGTAAGATTTCTCTCCtgtatattttcttaaatgtttTTTCAGATGCCCCGTTTCATGAAACCTCTTCAAACAAATCTCAAACTTGATTTGTATATCGGCGTGTTaactcaaatgtattttcaaatgaCTTGCTTGACTatactgcttaaaacaaatttcacatttgtgagttttctccagtgtgcatgCTCAAATGTACTCTCAAATTACTTGCTGTAATaaactgtataaaacaaatttcacacttatattTTTCTGCAGTGtacactctcaaatgtgttttcaagtTACATGCGTCACTTAACTGTTTTGAATAAATTTTACACTATGGTTTTTCCCCattgtgcactctcaaatgtcttttcaaatgacTTGCTTTAGTTaaatgcttaaaacaaatctcacacttgtaaggtttttcgccagtgttcactatcaaatgtgttttcaaagaacctacttgactaaactgcttaaaacaaacttcacacttgtaaggggtgtctccagtgtgcactcttacATGCTTTTTCAAATCACTTGTtgtagtaaactgcttaaaacatatttcacacttgtaaagtttttctccagtgtgaaacATCAAATGTGTTTTTAAGTTCCATGCTTCACTAAACTGTTTTGAACAAAATTCACAATTGTGAGGTTTTCCCCAGTGTGCGTTCTTAAATGTGATTTCAAATTACCTGCTtgaataaattgcttaaaacaaataatttCACACTCGTAAGACtgttctccagtgtgcactcttaaatgCGTTTTTAAATTCCATGCTACACTAAACTGTTttgaacaaatttcacacttcaaggtttttccccagtgtgcattctcaaatgtcttttcaaatgacTTCTTGTagcaaactgcttaaaacaaatgtcacacttgtaaactttttctccagtgtgcactctcaaatgtgctCTTAAATTACATGCGTTACCAAACTGTTttgaacaaatttcacacttataaggcttttccccagtgtgcactcttaaatgtgctttcaaattacctgcttggctaaactgcttaaaacaaatttcacacttataaggcttttccccagtgtgcactctcaaatgttcttTCAAATCACTTCCTCTAGTAAACTGcgtaaaacaaatttcacacttataaggcttttccccagtgtgcactctcaaatgttttttcaaatcacttcctctagtaaactgcttaaaacaaatttcacacttataaggctttttcccagtgtgcactctcaaatgtgctTTCAAATCACTTCCTCTAGTAAACTGcgtaaaacaaatttcacacttataaggcgttttcccagtgtgcactctcaaatgtgctTTCAAAGAacctgcttgactaaactgcttaaaacacacttcacacttataaggcttttccccagtgtgcactctcaaatgttcttTCAAATCACTTCCtctagtaaactgcttaaaacaaatctcacacttgtaaggtttttcgccagtgtgtagtctcaaatgtgttttcaattTACCTGCTtggctaaactgcttaaaacacacttcacacttataaggcttttccccagtgtgcactctcaaatgttcttTCAAATCACTTCCtctagtaaactgcttaaaacaaatctcacacttgtaaggttttccgccagtgtgcactttcaaatgtgttttcaaagacCCTGCTTCACTAAACGGTTttgaacaaatttcacacttataaggcttttccccagtgtgcactctcagaTGTTTTTTTACAGAACTGGCTTCACTAAACTGGTttgaacaaatttcacacttgtaaggtttctcgccagtgtgtactctcaaatgtgtttttaaattccatgcttcactaaactgcttaaaacaaatctcacacttgtaaggtttttcgccagtgtgtactctcaaatgtcttttcaattTACCTGCTtggctaaactgcttaaaacacacttcacacttataaggcttttccccagtgtgcactctcaaatgttcttTCAAATCACTTCCtctagtaaactgcttaaaacaaatatcacacttgtaaggtttttcgccagtgtgcactttcaaatgtgttttcaaagaacctgcttcactaaactgttttgaacaaatttcacacttgtaaggtccCTGTCTAATGTGAACTTTTCTAGTTTTATTTACAGTTTTTTCTTCAGCGTGTTGACTTCTATAGTCTCTTTTATGGAATGAATGTTCAATAAAAGTCTCCGTATGTTTGGATTTATTCTCCTCCTCagtaaaacctaaaatacaaaccATTTTTTACAAGAGAATAATAAattcaaacaaaaaaatattaaacaaagtcAGGCATAATACATAAAACGCGTTTTCATGCAGGAAAATTGCAATAATAAATATACTAAATATATTATAGGCAACAGCGTTTGTTCAGGAATCTATATTTCTTTGGGCACTTTGGGGTAGAATAAGTTTATTAGAGTTTATAAATAatcaatttaataattttatatgattACAACATGGTACATCATTAATTATTATACAagacatacaatattttttttctatatagtTCTCAAAATGAGGCAAAATACCCTTCCTacgtatattttataatttcataTAGAAGCGCGCTATATGAATTTTAATTTTGTACGGCCGAATCGTTGAAATACCCAAGGGTATGCTTAATAAGAAAATTTGTTACTCTTGTCAGAAGGTACTAACACAAATAGTTGTTAGCATCGGTTTTCGTGACCATAACTGTACCGTCCGCTTTTCGTTGCTTTCATGAAAGAATCTAGCAATGTCCCTCGACCCGTTTCTGGGGACAAAAGACCGTGCACCCCCAACATTTTTCTACAGTGTGTACTGTCAAATGTCTTTTGAAATGACttttagtcctggttactggataattgtcaaggccatggTCCAAaagaataataagaagaaaaagtctGATTCAGGTTaggttattaaaacgtaaacaattgtatgtagtaaataaaattagttattaaaatgcagtactgcaagcaaaatacaattaattaaatttatctttttaTAACAATTGAATCGgtctcagctaggtcatgaaattaataaaaggccaacgccgtagtacaaaactcaatagagtctacgacttggtctggaatacactggcgtctgatcggcctatggaggagcggtacggcaagggataagggcttacggcttggtgatactcctccatagatccctaccgaagggtgttgacgcctaagaacggtgtatatatatataataatttaatcggtcattttaaaaagagcataagtccacaattttcagaaactaacttCTTGAAAGGAATTGACTCCTGTAAGATAAACTCAAGTTGTGTGCAAAAACGttaccagtccagtaaaaacattaggaacaaaactacaatataactctgaattttgatgtcatccatttcttCCATATTTCAACTAGTTAGTTTTTTACTCtcctgtaaaattaggaatatgtgaatagtgttgtttttgaaatgaccgattcaattgtaTATCATAACAATAATGTGGAGCAATATATGTATAATTTTTCTTcctcaatgacagtaggtatgaaatatacgtcaatttgacaatttcaattgacaatatgaattatttctTGTTTCttgtatcccctccaagtacttgcacacctcgATGACCCGAAGTGTACAATGTTGCCAAAATTACCGTTTTTCGTTGGAAATGATTTCTTTAACTAAAAATGCCAATCTATTTTGTATTATAgtaatattatcagtagtaattgcacaagagctctaaaattatcgaatttttcccgagtgacactttgacagttttaatttcacgacccgaaggggagtgaaattatgtgaaagtgtcacgagggcaaaaatattcgataataattttaaagatcgagtgcaatttactgcgattatttcatgaataaaactgaataaaacaaaaccaaaattttattgtaatttatttatgtaagtaaaaattagtacaattaaacgttagttgttataaatatttgatggttgaaagtaatcacttttataatttttaaaacattaattgtcattatgtcactgaatgtatttttcgtacaacgaaggacatctgacgtaatatacttgacgacgggatattatcaaaaattatcgggtataatatcacaagagagtgagaataaattgaaaataatgggacagtttttcgaaaatttgttgtctggcaatagacacgagagcccacagggctcgagtggctattgcccaatgacaacaaatttgagtaaaaatgaagaattattttcttatttattcttactgtcgtgtgatattcgtaagattattttttaatatgtaggtatattatggatattttcttaaatgtgaccgttgtcaaaactaggaaacagaaacaatctacttacttaaaaaaattctatcggtaattttctacagtagataattctcagtataattttaatctgattggacagaattaaacacgtgatcaaatatcttactatacgattggaagttaaaatcattaaaaaataatcactttaatttttatttctgtagctttctattggtcagaatctcctatgaatgaactaatagtaataataattcataaaaaaataaaaatacaaaataataaataaccatCAACTTccttaaaaaaatatgaaacataatattaaaactttttaagaaaaaacaaatggGTGCTATGCAGGGTGCTGCGGGtatataagaattattattttaattttacaaattaatacttaataataataattgaatttgtCGTACcaatttgctattttatttcgGAATAAGCCAaatttgtggcttattcccaactgaACTAGTAAATttatatgacaaagtattaatttgtcaAATTAAAACATTAATTCTTCTGACTtttgcgttttattcactttttaaAGATTGTTTTTGACGGTACTGTATACATGTGCGGCTATTCACCATAATATTTTCTCAGAagtaggcaaaatgtttattgctaagtatctactaataaacatttatactactatttaggaatatacaataaactttaagcaaatttagtttctttactattatgcaaattatAGCTAACAATAGAAAAATTTATTTCGGTTTTGGTTTACAATAGTCCTTtgcaaatcctgaaaaaactaatatacagagtgagttttatttatggaaaccctcaattatctcggaaaccgCTAAACCGATTCTTATAGATTTTAGTGGGTAAGGGTTTTATAACgaagccgatattatagtggtaattgcATTGTTGTCAGGTCGTCTGTTTTCTGGAAACCTAAtaaactttttgatttcaaatggagtaccctgtatatttttttacattttgaattccttaaaaaatactgattatttttcatgttatattccctatacctaaatgccataatttctgagttattgctacatttatttaaaaaacaaattataaaaatcaattttttcggcccgggtaggcATTAATTTAAGTTCTTGAATCATTGGGAATAaaaaaagttcttttgtaatttttctctaaagttaattgttttcgagttataaacaatttgaaactgacaaaaaacgaaaaatgacgattttcaaggttcaaaaacacaagtaaaaaatattatatttgaaaCTACGAAGCGCCTAAATTTAAGGTCAAACCTTACTTTATTAGTTACCGATAAGAAATTTGGGGTTGTTTCATTTTacaacattgttttttagttgttaatgcagcccgatcgcctgtcctctcatatgcgcttcattaacaattaacaGACAAATAACtctgaaattatggcatttagaatagaatagaatagaaatatgctttattgtcatgaaaaattgtacaattgtatcgacaaagcttacaaaaagttaagaaaacaaaacaacaattcaatttactaaaattacataaatcgtcagtataaattaaaataataataataataataatgaaattacACCTGGCAGTatgtataaaatgcacacccattaatatggagaataTTGATTTATGTTTAGTATCGctgtctggagccggcgctggacgtgacagcatgcgggacgtcggtggcaaggtgttgaggaggcgggcccctgtcatacaatcagctacagcccaacaacaacaacaaccacaagcgagccaaacaacagcaagagctccacccgctgaaggtgctgcgctggaacatcagccggcgctcactcaagcgggacgaccgaggcagcgcatgaaatggactgtgtccatcaacgaaagcattttgcgcttctattataaggtgaccaacctcggtcaagaaacgatcggctacagacaacagctgtatgccgaattttgcaaggagtacccagatattcaagtatcggagcaaagagtatcagatcaataccgggtaataataagaaacaaccttatcccagaggctagacgcaatacgatcaaaagcgaagtcgaacgggagattaacaaccaagggctagttttagatcaagtccctaatgaaatccttgatgagcagattcctgagattcccataccagaaactcaacctgacaatacacagcaggaaaacacaacgagttgcgcgatagtctagcaaacgaaatggctcgtgccctacaagagtttaatgaaacaaatccacttagcagaccaccactaccacgaataaactcttgtaagaaactaggtgcgctgttacaaattgtgaacaatgaagtcctacccaattatgtcgtagaagcccacacattggaatatctgcatatgctaatctactgtgcagcaacagcaattgctaatgtaatgggcgttaagatcagaacacgacggggtactaataacggaaggactggtaacagaattgcaccctgggaaaaaagacttctcggaaaaattgaattgctgcgtagggatattggtcaagttacagaatatataagaggtgtaacaagtagaaaagtcattaagagagctgaagaaataatgcggagcactgcaagacactcgagatacgattcagaaaataacacagcccaacagtgtctggatacattaaaacaaaaactctccgtctattcaggacgattaaggaggtataaagttagtaacaaccgaaaatgtgacaatgcactttttgagaactctgagaaggcgttctaccgaaaactcaattccaccgtagaaagtgtcaacaagtcttacccaagccaagaagagattcatgagttttggggaaatcaacttacCACatcagctgctcttaacaacaatgctgggtggatagaagatacgacgcacaactgtcgccactacgtcacagctaactacgaaccattcactaccgatgaggtctcaaatatcatcaaagagcttcataactggaaatctcctggaccagacggagttcagaacttctggcttaagaagttttggagtatttatgagtgcttatcaacgttaattaatcatgttatttctaacccgcaggaaattccatcatttctaactcagggaaccacttatttaataccgaaggatcaaaataacacccaagatccagccaagtaccgcccaatta includes the following:
- the LOC126883997 gene encoding zinc finger protein 271-like isoform X1, with the protein product MESNIEIKKESVESAQRHIENQLSISTDSGDGDWKRGPEGNLGRAVKTEIKDEFVEGDPRYEESQVSTSLNQKNLKSEGHECNLGKAVKTEIKDEFVEGDPRYEESQVSPSLNQKDLKSEGHEYNLDMIVKAEIRDELLEDDPRSIENQLSTSLDLGEFKNEDIAGFTEEENKSKHTETFIEHSFHKRDYRSQHAEEKTVNKTRKVHIRQGPYKCEICSKQFSEAGSLKTHLKVHTGEKPYKCDICFKQFTRGSDLKEHLRVHTGEKPYKCEVCFKQFSQAGKLKRHLRVHTGEKPYKCEICFKQFSEAWNLKTHLRVHTGEKPYKCEICSNQFSEASSVKKHLRVHTGEKPYKCEICSKPFSEAGSLKTHLKVHTGGKPYKCEICFKQFTRGSDLKEHLRVHTGEKPYKCEVCFKQFSQAGKLKTHLRLHTGEKPYKCEICFKQFTRGSDLKEHLRVHTGEKPYKCEVCFKQFSQAGSLKAHLRVHTGKTPYKCEICFTQFTRGSDLKAHLRVHTGKKPYKCEICFKQFTRGSDLKKHLRVHTGEKPYKCEICFTQFTRGSDLKEHLRVHTGEKPYKCEICFKQFSQAGNLKAHLRVHTGEKPYKCEICSKQFGNACNLRAHLRVHTGEKVYKCDICFKQFATRSHLKRHLRMHTGEKP
- the LOC126883997 gene encoding zinc finger protein 271-like isoform X2, which translates into the protein MESNIEIKKESVESAQRHIENQLSISTDSGDGDWKRGPEGNLGDPRYEESQVSTSLNQKNLKSEGHECNLGKAVKTEIKDEFVEGDPRYEESQVSPSLNQKDLKSEGHEYNLDMIVKAEIRDELLEDDPRSIENQLSTSLDLGEFKNEDIAGFTEEENKSKHTETFIEHSFHKRDYRSQHAEEKTVNKTRKVHIRQGPYKCEICSKQFSEAGSLKTHLKVHTGEKPYKCDICFKQFTRGSDLKEHLRVHTGEKPYKCEVCFKQFSQAGKLKRHLRVHTGEKPYKCEICFKQFSEAWNLKTHLRVHTGEKPYKCEICSNQFSEASSVKKHLRVHTGEKPYKCEICSKPFSEAGSLKTHLKVHTGGKPYKCEICFKQFTRGSDLKEHLRVHTGEKPYKCEVCFKQFSQAGKLKTHLRLHTGEKPYKCEICFKQFTRGSDLKEHLRVHTGEKPYKCEVCFKQFSQAGSLKAHLRVHTGKTPYKCEICFTQFTRGSDLKAHLRVHTGKKPYKCEICFKQFTRGSDLKKHLRVHTGEKPYKCEICFTQFTRGSDLKEHLRVHTGEKPYKCEICFKQFSQAGNLKAHLRVHTGEKPYKCEICSKQFGNACNLRAHLRVHTGEKVYKCDICFKQFATRSHLKRHLRMHTGEKP